The genomic interval CCATCTTTGATTTGACATCCTCAATAGAATTGAATTCCTTATCATCAAGAAATCTCTTTTTTCCCTCATGAGAATAATATTCAAATCTTAATTTCTCCCATCTTTTTATCAGCTTATTGACTGCAAACTTAATACGTAATTGTTCCATCTTAGATAGGCTTTTGTCAGGATAAGGCTCTAATGCTACTTCATCTTTGATATATTCCTTGACAAATGGATTATTTAGTAACGCGTTTACAAGATTGTTTGGTCCCATTGGATTTGAAATTAAAGAGTCGTAATGATAAACAACTCCTGCTGATAAAGAATCGATATTAGTATATAAAAAACCTCCCCCGATGTGACCTAGAGTGACGTCGCCAGCAAAAATATGGGCTGTTCCTTCTCCAGGACTTAGATCAAATCTTTCTTCTATTATTTCTTCAGGTAATTTGACAACGACCTTTACTCCCTGATATAATTCTGGGGGTGAAAATTTTTTTCGAGCTCCTGTGATTTCCGCAACCTCCGAATTTACACCATCAGATGCAATAATAGCTTTAGCTTCAAAATCATCTAACTCGTCTGTTTGGATAATTGTTTTACCTTTTTCTTCATCCCAACTAATATTTCTAACATGAACCCCATTTACGATACCTCCTCCATTTCTCTCTGCAACCTCCAAAGATTGTTTGGCAAACCAAGAGTTTAATTTGTTTAACAACACAGAACATCCAAAATTAGATTGATATTCATGGGAATCGGTCAAATCGATTGACAGGACTTTATCTTTAGATACACAATTTAGAATATATTTTGTAATTTGTCTTTCCCATGGTTTTTCTTGTAAGAAATTTTCAAATATTTCATCAACATTGTAAACCTTACCAGTTTGTGGATTTTTTGAATAGAGTATACCGCCTGATACGTTCTTTGTTCCTACAGTAGATCCGGCTTCCATCAATACAGACTGTATCCCCTTAGAGGATAGATGCTTTAATGCTGCTAGACCTGCAGAACCTCCACCAACAATTACAACATCAAACTGTTCCAACTACGACACTACCTCCTCCCTCTCTTGTTTGAGTCATTTTTTCCCGCTCAAGTTCTTCTATCATAATAGGCAAAACATCCTCTATTCTTGCTTTAATGAAAACATCACATTCATTTCTTATAGGAGCATTTTCATCAGGATTGACTGCTATAATAAATCCAGAATTTTTCATTCCTGCCAGATGTTGTGTTGCTCCGCTGATGCCCAGTGCAATATAAATAGTGGGTTCCACTTTCTGACCGCTTGTACCTATTACTCTCTCTGGAGTAATATATAGCGAATTAATTTTGTCACTTAATTTAAATGGTTTTTTTGAAACAGGTAATGAGATACCTATTTCAGCATTTAATAATTTTGCAAGTTTTTCTATTAACTTTATGTTCTGTTCTGGAGATTCTTTTATACCCCTCCCAAAACTTATTATAGTTTTATAACTGCCAAAATCGATCACGTCTTTAAGAATGTTTCTACTCAAAACTCTAATTTCAAGATCTTTGGTATCAAATTCTGGCTTGAATTCCTCAATTATCCCGGTTCTAGACATATCTTTTTCTAATGGTTCAAATACACCTGGAATAATACTACAAGCTTGGGGATGATAATCCCTCTTTATTTCAGGATTTTTGTTATCTAGACAGAGAATAGTTGTCCAAAGAAATCCGGAGAAATCGGGTCTATACATCATTAGCGTTTTTTTAAATGTCAACATTTGTCCCTTTGTTTTATGTTCATGTCTAAAGTCGATATCTTCTATCACAAGTTTATTTATATCAGACGCCAATCCAGATTCTAACTCTGCAAGAACTGTGGATGATAAATGTCGTCCCGTACTATTGGCAGCAAAGAACATGTATCTAGGTCGTATAAACTGTTTAGAATATTCTGGCGATATCTTTTCGATATGTTTTGTATTGGTTGCTATTTGAACAATTACTTTGGTGTATATTTTATTTATATGATATTGTAGTCTTGGGTCGTCAGCATAAATGACAGCATCGGCGCCATAATAAATTAAGTCATTACATAAATGTTTAATATCATTACCTAGAATTACTGCAATTACTTTCTCATTTAATAAATATTTTTTATTAAAATCGTCTACAAGCCTCCTTGCTTCAGATATCATTTCAAGACCAACAGGAACAATTTTACCATCTATTTGTTCAATAATAACATACAGGTTTCTGTATTTACTGATCTCATCCTCTTTATTACTTGTGTCAAGCACATCAGCCTCCTTATCCTCCTTCAAAGAAGCAGTTCGTTCTATTGACTCGTTAATATTTTCATTCAATTTACTCAATCTTATTCACCCGATCATACTGACATTGATTATGCAATTGTTTCATGGATCTTCTCAAGAATGTTAGAGATGTTATTAGGATCAATATTCTCTACAGTCTGTGCACTTCTATTCGATTTTATTTTTGGAATTTTTTCTACTTTGTATACGATTGTGGGTGAACCAGGCAACCCCACTAATTTTGGATCAACTCCCAATTCTTTGGCATTAAATATTTTCAAAAGAGATTTATAATTTCTAGATCTTATCATAGCTTCTTTTTGATATCTCGATGCGCTTAATCTTTGAGAAACTGTAATAAAAGGAGATTTGTAAGAAGGATCTATAGCAATAAAAACAGGTAGAGGTGCCTGCACTTGTTCTATCAAGCTATTATTGCCATATGAAATTAAGCGTAAAGCTGTTATTACCCGTTTTTCAATATCTATTTCGTAACTAATAACATTACCTAGGAAGGTAAAACCTAATTTCCAAGCAGTTTGAGGACCAGTCTGGCCTGTTTCGCCGTCTGAGGCTCTGAAACCCGAAAATACAATATCCATTGCTTTTCCATCATTCATCTTGGATATCCCTGTTTTTAGAACCTCTGCAGTTGAGAGGGTATCAGCACCTGCAAACGATCTGTCGCTATATAGATGCAATTCTTCAGCGTCAGATAATAATAGCGATTGTTCAAGAGCCAAATCTGCCATTGGCGGACCCATAGTCCCAATACATATACGCGCACCATACTTTACTTTAGCATAAAAGGCAGCTTGTGATGCAATTGCACTATGATGTCCCAATATGGTTTTAGTTTCTGCTCTGTTTAATGTCCCATCCGGATTATAACTTACATTTCCATCTGAAAAATCCGGTTCTAATTTAATAATTACCGCAATGTTGAGACTCATAATAAATGTAAAGACGCATCTTGTTTAAGATCTACTAGTGTATGATACATATTTTTAACTATTGAACTTTAGATTCTTGTCCAGGTATTGACATTTAATAAAAATATATCCAAGTTTTTTGCAACATCCAAAATTAACCCGTTTTGCAAAGCATACAAATAGGAAATATGGGCATGGCTCAGTTAAAAGAGTATATCAGACCTAAAAATACTCAATTTCTTATCGATATTATATAAAAAAGAAATATGACAAGTTTAGAATACATTGACTGACTGGAAAAATAATAACACGGAAAAGTTTTTTTAGTGAACTATTAGTACAGGACAATCTGCCAACTCTGATACTCTTCTGGTAACACTATTTAGTGCTTTTATCTTTGACAAGCCTTGCAATCTGTTACTACTTCCCATCACAATCATATCAACTCTCTTGGCCTTTGCACATTCCAAAATTTTCTCCTCCGCGCTTCCAGTTACACACATACTTTCAGTCGTGATTCCTTGTTCACTTAACCTCTTAATCGTTTTTTGTGCTCGTTTAGACCATCTATTTTCAATTGTTGTTCCGATGTTCATCATCTTTGCTTTTTCAATAAGTTCTTTATTGTTTCCAAATATCATGGTATTTGGATCTTCAATAAGATCAACGACATGGAATAAGATTAATTGAGCTTTACATGGTATAGCAATTTCTGAAGCTATTTTGAGTGCCCTATTCGAAACCTCTGTACCATCATCTGTTACCAAGATTCTTTGTATCATTAGCCAGAACCTGAATATTCAGTGTATGATTCGGTAAATAAACATATTATTATCAAATATAACAGAGATCAATGAGTTTGATTTGTACCATTTTATTGATCCTCAGTTAGCTATCAATAACTTTGGCGTGAATCAAAGCAGTTAATTGTAATATGGATTTTAAAAGATTAGTACCCTGCTATCCTTGAAAATTCCTTCACTTAAGCTACATAAAGGCAATAGTTAGAGGCATTGACAGAGCACTCAAACAAATCAATACAGGACATAATCTGTGTGTGGGTTTGATATTCTTAAAATAAATGAGGCTAACTAATAAAAGTCAAATTACATTGCATTACTACTTTGGGTAAGCGAGTTTTTTTAGTTATAGGATTACAGTTGAAACTACCGAGTATTTTTGATTTGCAACCTTTCTTTATCAACGAGTGTCATCCTAAATTACTAGCTAAGGTTTCTTCAGTTGAGTATATTATTTATGAGATTTATTTTCTTTTTTTCGACTCACATTTTAGATAGACTATTAGTAAAATCTATCTATCTTTAAAACGACAGCCAATATTAACTTTGTAACTGAAGTCAGATAATCCCAATTAATATTTTCAGGCAGGTCTGAAGAGGAATGATAGTGTGGATTCTTTCGTGGATCGGCAGAACCATCATATACACCAATGACCACATATCCCTTTTTTTCAAAAGGTTCATAGTCACTGTCATAAATTGAATCGAGATGAAATTGCAGTCCAACGGTAGAGGTCATATCTTTCATTGTTTCACCTAATTCAATGGATTTGGTATCGTTTTCTCTAACATGGTTATGTCTTCCATCGGTATTGTTATCCCTTTCAATAATTATAGTATTAGATGCAAGAAATGGATAACCAATCATATCTAGATTAATTAATCTATACAAATCGATGTCATTTTCTTTGATATAACTAGCGTAGTTTTTAGAACCCAACAAACCTTGTTCTTCTCCTGAAAAGAAAACAAATTGGATAGAATGTTTTAGATTTTTATTGGCCAATATACGTGCTAATTCGATTAACGCACTTACACCGCTACCGTTATCATTCGCTCCTGGCGCACGGCTATTTGAATCCTCCTTATTGTTCATAATGCAGTCATAATGTGCACAAACCATTATCAATTGGTCATCAATTCCCTTCTTTTCACAAACTATGTTTCTAAGTTCGAACTCTTCATTGTCGATAGTTGACTTGAAGTAATGGAATAAAGTGTTTGAATATCCTAACCCTTTTAGTTCATTCAATATGTATTTGCCTGCTTCATTTAGTATAGGCGATTTTGAATGTCTAGTATGAAAATCAGATAGTCTATTTAGATATTGTTTCAAGTTTTCTGTTGATACTTCTTCTAATATCGATTGCAATTCTGATTCATTCATATATATGATCCTTTCATGACCACAATTGAAAAACTTTCTTTTGGGACGCCTGATTGCTTTATCCAATGGGTTTTCATTTTATACAGTTGAAATTTCGTTGAATGGCAGATAGGATCGATTTATCATTTCAGGGTTGAAAGCGATTTATCATTTTCTTCATCTTCTAGCATGGACTCTTACAAATGCAAATCGTTTTTAAAATGGGTATTATCTATTATGTTTTTATAACTTGTTAATTAAACGGCATTGCTGTGTCAAACAAAAATGATAATAACGAAACAGAATCTCCTGATATAATTGAAGAAATTATTCCTGGAAAGAATAATGATTCCATTGATAAATCCATCAATCAAAACAATAACAATAATCAACAATCATTAATTGAGAATTACAATGAGCATGAAGCTGCCCAGGCTGTCATCGAGACCTCAGAGGAATCCAAAAGAACCGTGGAAAGAAATACGATCGAATCAGGGAATCAATTTCCTCGCGATGGTCAAACTATCAGTGATATCCAGAAACACACAGCCCAGACTAGTAGGGAAATATCTGAAAGCTATTTAGAATTGCAAAAACAGGCTATAAACTCATTTCAAACTGTATTTATGCCATACTTTCATAGCGTCCAGGATCAATTATGGAATAATCAAGAATACTTTAAAAGTATATCAGGCATGTATTTTAGACTGGCTAGTAATTATACAGAAAGTGTATTCGCTTTAAGCAGAATGTGGAATGATATTGCATTTACTAATGCGAGTCTTTTCAAACCTTCAGCTAACAAGCCCGGTCCAACGGATACTAAAACTCATCATAAAGATAGGGGATAATTGATAACCAGATTACGATTACTATATGGTAGAATCCATAATATGTAAATAACTCTTTTACCATTTCGTATTTCATATTTTTGGTTCGGTTGTTACAGGTCTAGTGTGATTAATTAGTTTCTAATTTGATCTTTACAACCTGTAGCAAGAGGGCCATTATTCCTATCCGTAGTAAAATTTGTAAATATAATTAATATAGAACTATCTCAAAATTTGTCAAAGAACAGATTTTAGAGATGTAGTATGATGTGATTCAAATCCCTTGTATATACTAAAATACGTTAGAGATAATCGAAGTGCAAAGAAAGACCTAGAATGATTAAAACAAAAAAAATTATCTAATCCGTATCTTCATCGGATGTTGATACTGCGGGAGCTGGAACTATTACGACTTGTTTACCACTTGCATTAATCAATGTATTTTGAATCTGACCTAAGTTATCTTCTGCTACGCTGATATCATCCTCGTTTAGTGCTAGAATAGCAGTATTGGTAAAGTTGAGCAATTTTTCGATCATTTCAGCATCTGGTTGTTGTGTTTGGTTAGATACTTGTTGTTGTGTTTGGTTGGCTTGTGCAAGTTGTTGATTAGCTTGTTCTAGCTGTTGTTGTGTTTCGTTAGATACTTGTTGTTGTGTTTGGTTGGCTTGTGCAAGTTGTTGATTAGCTTGTTCTAGCTGTTGTTGTGTTTCGTTAGATACTTGTTGTTGTGTTTGGTTGGCTTGTGTAAGTTGTTGTTGTGTTTCGTTAGATACTTGTTGTTGTGTTTGGTTGGCTTGTGTAAGTTGTTGATTAGCTTGTTCTAGCTGTTGTTGTGTTTGCTCGGTATTATTTTGACCACCTGTTTGATTTGTCTGATTAGTGTCATTACCACCTATCTGTCCATAACTGTCTTGAGATAGACTAATTGAGCTTAGTAACAAGACTGAACTAATAACCAGTATCGCAGAAATTCCATTGTTTTTAGATATATTCACTAATAATAAATAGTGAACAAACTTTTTATAGCATATTTATAATCTGCTTTTCCATACAACTACACTCGATATACTAACAGAGATACAGCCCATGTGTCTGAATTAATTCATATGTTATCTATAGTGTTCTTCAAGATGGTTCAGCCTTCTCAATAACAATGCGATATAGACGATTCAATAAAAATATTGAAACAATGAAAGCCTACACCAATAAAATCAAGAACAGGTCTAAATGATCTGAATGTTGTCTATAGCATAGAAAGAGGAATTAATGGTCATATTGTTAGTATAGTGTGACGGTTAGTATATTAATTCAATATGCCAGAATTGTCAATTGTGAAAGGTCCACATACTTCATGAGATCGAAGATTCTAGATCCATTAAAACTGGTGTTTATGCTAAAAAAATTAAGAAAATAGATTTCGACTATGATTACAACATTTACATCAAGTGTATGCGATCAAACGATTATCGACAAAACAATTCACGGATTGTTTTTAAATGTGATGTTGATTAGTTAGTTTTGGATATCGTTGTTCACGGAAAAAGAAAAAGAGTATATTAAATCCCAAAGACTTGCTCGAATGGCAACAGTTTCTTCAGGTTCATCTTCAGACATTGCAAGTAATCAGCCAGATGTTGTTCCGGTGGGTTTTGATTTTGATGGCGAGTATTTTTATGTCGGTGGAATGAATATCTTAAATTCTACGAAATATAAAAACGTCCTATCAAATAACAAGGTTGCAGTAGTGATAGATGATTTAAAGACCATAGATCCCTGGGATCCACGAGGTATTAGAATTTACGGAATAGCAGACACTGTCGATCGAAAAGAAGGTTATATGTCAAATACAAATCATCCTCAATCTCGATATATCCGAATAAAACCTACAACAAAATGGAGTTGGGGAATTGAAGAACCTGTATTTGTAAAGGGCAAATTTAATGTAAATAAAGCAAACATTAGTAAATAAAGTAATATTTTATCTCACAGTATGTCAAAATTAACTGCCTGTAAATTCACACCATGAATTGATTCAAATATCCATATCCTAAATTAAATCAGCCTGAGATCAATTGTATTTTTGATCAATTATATGATAGTAGAAAGATAATCGATTGTAAAATAGGACTGGATGATGTTCCTAGGCAATAAAATTAGGTATACGTTAGAGAAGTTGTCCAGCTGTTATCAAATTAGTCAAGATATTAAAAGGTGTCTAGTAGCCCTCCGATATAAATACGATCCACAGTTCTGAGGTAGTAGAAATACATAAGGAAGCATTTCCAATTTATTAGGACAAAGGACCCTTGACTTTGTAGTTTATTTTGTTTTATATCCTATAAGAAAGTCGATTCTTTTCTTACATGCACTGTGTCGGTTTGTTTTCTTATTCTATAAAGATTTTCAATGGGAACTTTAGAATTATAATCTAATTTATTCTTCCTCCAAAGGCTGTTTTGAATATTTTACTTTCAAGACCAACATACATACATTTAGTGATACTCCTATAGAGTTACCAATTATTATAACAACATCTGATCTTCCTATTCCATACATAACCCATAGAAATAGACCCCCTATTAATACAAGAAGAAAACGTATAGAAACATCATTCGTATCCTTTGTTTTTATTGCCTTTTTAATCTGTGGAAGAGTACTTGCAACTGTAAATGCTGTTGCTAAAAGTCCTATAAAGGTTATTAGAATATCCATCATTCATCTTAGTTTATCGATATCTTTTCTTTTTACGACCATAAATTATGCAGCAAGACTCGATCACAATTTCTACTTGAACTAGCATGTCTTTCTCAAATGTTAAATCCTTATTATGCTTTACCACCTGATGGACCATAAATTTTATCATGTTCATCCCTATCTAATTGCGGCCCTATAGAAGCTCGTCCTCCTCCAGCTCTCGAACCCCTTATGTAACTAATATCATTCATATTATTTAGATAAGTAAGAGTTTTGAAGTTAACTCTATGTTCAACTGCTGCATGACCGCCATATTTCTCATCTTGATGAAAAGCAGGGACAACACCCATATCTTTCAGAATTGATTCCCTGAAACTAGTTTCATTAAATCCCTCTCTCAATTTAATTTGAAGATTATATCCAGGATATTCATCTTCTTTCAGGTCACCAAGCAACTCAATAATTAATTTCTTGTCTACTTTAGGGAGACAACTTGTCATAGCGTCTTCAAATTCTCGAAATCTATTCTTTATATTATCGGTACATTCCATATAATGGAACATGCTAATAATAGTTTAAATAATCAAGACTTTTTGTATATGAACTCTTTATAATATAAACAATATAGTTTGTATGTTTGATGTAAGCTCTTCACATTATGATTATGTACTTAACCGTAACAAAAAAAAATTTGAACCTTTTTTTTGATTGTGTAGTTTATCAAA from Candidatus Nitrosocosmicus hydrocola carries:
- a CDS encoding FAD-dependent monooxygenase, with protein sequence MEQFDVVIVGGGSAGLAALKHLSSKGIQSVLMEAGSTVGTKNVSGGILYSKNPQTGKVYNVDEIFENFLQEKPWERQITKYILNCVSKDKVLSIDLTDSHEYQSNFGCSVLLNKLNSWFAKQSLEVAERNGGGIVNGVHVRNISWDEEKGKTIIQTDELDDFEAKAIIASDGVNSEVAEITGARKKFSPPELYQGVKVVVKLPEEIIEERFDLSPGEGTAHIFAGDVTLGHIGGGFLYTNIDSLSAGVVYHYDSLISNPMGPNNLVNALLNNPFVKEYIKDEVALEPYPDKSLSKMEQLRIKFAVNKLIKRWEKLRFEYYSHEGKKRFLDDKEFNSIEDVKSKMDAIHKELLEKYNTRFETDYVELEYSTKLIPDGKRCRMKKPYIKNILFIGDAAGRGLFIGPRIEGLNVGIDDAVRASNAIKQALEKNNLDVASNYLGELYSQSVQESPYTMDMERIDKYYIKTIIDTAGKQIPSQKIGKYRLLFRLFQNDKLRNISIDIVNKIGYNNMLSLIESEETYIHTPINIAAKLGTKTISEYSLSIPELSQRISNLSYNDDPQSHIKIINPRSEFMKKMVTLCPTKCYSLEGEDVVLQHEGCIECGTCSPETEWRHPRGEKGIQYKYG
- a CDS encoding electron transfer flavoprotein subunit alpha/FixB family protein: MSKLNENINESIERTASLKEDKEADVLDTSNKEDEISKYRNLYVIIEQIDGKIVPVGLEMISEARRLVDDFNKKYLLNEKVIAVILGNDIKHLCNDLIYYGADAVIYADDPRLQYHINKIYTKVIVQIATNTKHIEKISPEYSKQFIRPRYMFFAANSTGRHLSSTVLAELESGLASDINKLVIEDIDFRHEHKTKGQMLTFKKTLMMYRPDFSGFLWTTILCLDNKNPEIKRDYHPQACSIIPGVFEPLEKDMSRTGIIEEFKPEFDTKDLEIRVLSRNILKDVIDFGSYKTIISFGRGIKESPEQNIKLIEKLAKLLNAEIGISLPVSKKPFKLSDKINSLYITPERVIGTSGQKVEPTIYIALGISGATQHLAGMKNSGFIIAVNPDENAPIRNECDVFIKARIEDVLPIMIEELEREKMTQTREGGGSVVVGTV
- a CDS encoding electron transfer flavoprotein subunit beta/FixA family protein, whose protein sequence is MSLNIAVIIKLEPDFSDGNVSYNPDGTLNRAETKTILGHHSAIASQAAFYAKVKYGARICIGTMGPPMADLALEQSLLLSDAEELHLYSDRSFAGADTLSTAEVLKTGISKMNDGKAMDIVFSGFRASDGETGQTGPQTAWKLGFTFLGNVISYEIDIEKRVITALRLISYGNNSLIEQVQAPLPVFIAIDPSYKSPFITVSQRLSASRYQKEAMIRSRNYKSLLKIFNAKELGVDPKLVGLPGSPTIVYKVEKIPKIKSNRSAQTVENIDPNNISNILEKIHETIA
- a CDS encoding universal stress protein, which produces MIQRILVTDDGTEVSNRALKIASEIAIPCKAQLILFHVVDLIEDPNTMIFGNNKELIEKAKMMNIGTTIENRWSKRAQKTIKRLSEQGITTESMCVTGSAEEKILECAKAKRVDMIVMGSSNRLQGLSKIKALNSVTRRVSELADCPVLIVH
- a CDS encoding M28 family metallopeptidase; the protein is MNESELQSILEEVSTENLKQYLNRLSDFHTRHSKSPILNEAGKYILNELKGLGYSNTLFHYFKSTIDNEEFELRNIVCEKKGIDDQLIMVCAHYDCIMNNKEDSNSRAPGANDNGSGVSALIELARILANKNLKHSIQFVFFSGEEQGLLGSKNYASYIKENDIDLYRLINLDMIGYPFLASNTIIIERDNNTDGRHNHVRENDTKSIELGETMKDMTSTVGLQFHLDSIYDSDYEPFEKKGYVVIGVYDGSADPRKNPHYHSSSDLPENINWDYLTSVTKLILAVVLKIDRFY
- a CDS encoding PPOX class F420-dependent oxidoreductase, with translation MFTEKEKEYIKSQRLARMATVSSGSSSDIASNQPDVVPVGFDFDGEYFYVGGMNILNSTKYKNVLSNNKVAVVIDDLKTIDPWDPRGIRIYGIADTVDRKEGYMSNTNHPQSRYIRIKPTTKWSWGIEEPVFVKGKFNVNKANISK
- a CDS encoding SemiSWEET family sugar transporter, whose translation is MMDILITFIGLLATAFTVASTLPQIKKAIKTKDTNDVSIRFLLVLIGGLFLWVMYGIGRSDVVIIIGNSIGVSLNVCMLVLKVKYSKQPLEEE